From one Streptomyces sp. CA-210063 genomic stretch:
- a CDS encoding family 43 glycosylhydrolase, whose amino-acid sequence MFRIAVRHWVTLGAALLALFASLLAVQPTQQAAAADGKPYTNPVKSQKGADPWLEYYNGNYYLVTTSFTGELTMRKSPTLAGLSTAPSVQVWSDSTSSRNWNMWAPEIHFFDGKWYLYYSAGPRGSACCDDQRTHVLESSGSDPMGPYTHKNTFTGSNLNPNGWLIDASVLKHNNKLYLVGSGSAGGSKQSLVIAPLSNPYTLASSTFTVISSPTLSWETQSGEVNEGPEPLYRNGRTFLVYSASACWGPDYKLGQLELTGSDPLLASAWTKKQTPVFQRSDANSVYAPGHNGFFTSPDGTENWIVYHANDAAGDGCDNGRTTRAQKFTWNSDGTPNFGTPVALGATIAGPSGETATTPTAYTIVNRNSGKCLDVNGGGTADGTNILQWTCNGGANQKWRVEDMADDTSRLVNVATGKVADVAECASADGADIRQWSWLNNNCQKFRMVYLGGDYVRIVNAATGKVADVADCSTANGADVRQWTWLNNNCQQWRLVPTTA is encoded by the coding sequence GTGTTCCGCATCGCAGTCCGTCACTGGGTGACGTTGGGGGCCGCATTGCTGGCCCTCTTCGCGTCGCTCCTCGCCGTCCAGCCCACGCAGCAGGCCGCCGCTGCCGACGGCAAGCCGTACACCAACCCGGTCAAGTCCCAGAAGGGCGCCGATCCGTGGCTGGAGTACTACAACGGCAACTACTACCTGGTGACGACCTCGTTCACCGGTGAGCTGACCATGCGGAAGTCGCCGACGCTCGCCGGGCTGAGCACCGCGCCCAGCGTGCAGGTGTGGTCGGACAGCACCAGCAGCCGCAACTGGAACATGTGGGCCCCGGAGATCCACTTCTTCGACGGCAAGTGGTACCTCTACTACTCCGCCGGGCCGCGCGGCTCCGCCTGCTGCGACGACCAGCGCACCCATGTGCTGGAGAGCTCCGGCTCCGACCCGATGGGGCCGTACACCCACAAGAACACCTTCACCGGCTCCAACCTGAACCCCAACGGCTGGCTGATCGACGCCAGCGTGCTCAAGCACAACAACAAGCTGTACCTGGTGGGCAGCGGTTCGGCCGGCGGCAGCAAGCAGAGCCTCGTCATCGCGCCGCTCAGCAACCCGTACACGCTCGCCAGCTCCACCTTCACCGTCATCTCCAGCCCGACGCTCAGCTGGGAGACGCAGAGCGGTGAGGTCAACGAAGGACCCGAGCCGCTCTACCGCAACGGGCGTACCTTCCTCGTCTACTCCGCCAGCGCCTGCTGGGGTCCCGACTACAAGCTCGGACAGTTGGAGCTGACCGGTTCCGACCCGCTGCTCGCCTCCGCCTGGACGAAGAAGCAGACGCCGGTCTTCCAGCGCAGTGACGCCAACAGTGTGTACGCGCCCGGCCACAACGGGTTCTTCACCTCGCCCGACGGCACGGAGAACTGGATCGTCTATCACGCGAACGACGCGGCCGGTGACGGATGCGACAACGGGCGTACGACCCGTGCGCAGAAGTTCACCTGGAACTCCGACGGCACGCCCAACTTCGGCACCCCGGTCGCCCTCGGCGCGACGATCGCCGGTCCGTCCGGTGAGACGGCGACGACGCCGACGGCGTACACGATCGTCAACCGCAACAGCGGCAAGTGCCTCGACGTCAACGGCGGCGGCACGGCCGACGGGACCAACATCCTCCAGTGGACCTGCAACGGCGGGGCCAACCAGAAGTGGCGTGTCGAGGACATGGCCGACGACACCAGCCGGCTGGTGAACGTGGCCACCGGCAAGGTCGCGGACGTCGCCGAATGCGCGAGCGCCGACGGCGCCGACATCCGGCAGTGGTCCTGGCTGAACAACAACTGCCAGAAGTTCCGCATGGTCTACCTCGGCGGCGACTACGTGCGGATCGTCAACGCCGCCACCGGCAAGGTCGCCGACGTCGCCGACTGTTCCACGGCCAACGGCGCGGACGTACGCCAGTGGACCTGGCTCAACAACAACTGCCAGCAGTGGCGGCTCGTCCCCACGACCGCCTGA